TCATAACGGGATCGGAACAGCCGGCCCTTCTCCACCTGGGAGTCCTTGATCAGGCCACGGCCATAGCCGCGAGCCACGCCATCCTCACCGCATTGTTCGTTCGGGAACGTCGCGGAATCGGCCAGGAAGTCCACGTATCTTTATTCGGCGCCGGTTTGTGGCTTACCTATCCGAACCTGATGCTGAACAACCTGCTCTCCCTGGACCCGACGCTGCCGTCCGACCGATTGAAGCATTCGCCTCTGCGCAACTGCTTCTGCTGTAGCGACGGCAAATGGATCCTCGGAACGCATCATCCGGAAGAACGTTACTGGCCCATTTTCTGCGAGGTTACGGGACAATCGGCCCTGCTCGAGGATCCCCGTTTTGTGGACGACGCATCGAGGGCGGCCAACAACGAGGAACTTGTCGCCCACTTCGACCGAGTATTCGCCACCAAGACCAGGGACGAATGGATGGAGATTTTTCTCGCAAGGCAGCTCATGTTCTGCTCGGTCCAGCGTGTGGAGGAACTAAAAGGCGATCCACAGGCCCTGGAAAACGGGTACATGGTTCCTTTCGATCACCCCGCCTTGGGTCCTGTGCAGATACCGGGGTACCCGGTTCATTTCAGCGCCTGCCGGGCGGGCACCCGAACGGCCGCGCCCACCCTCGGCCAGCATACGGATTCGGTCCTCGGGGATCTGGGATATACGCAAGAGGATATCCGCGCCTTGAGAGGAGAAAGCGTTGTAAGTTGAGGGAAAGCGTTTTTCGGCCCGGACGACGGATTCGTTTCATCGGATCCGGGCCGCCAACGGATTCCCAATGACATCGCCTTGTTAAAGGTGTGATCGGTCCCTGGCGGCGTATGATCGGACAACGGCAATGACAACGTCTCTTCGGGCGTCGGAGGGACGGGGACTATAACGGCGAACACGAAGATGACGGCGCCGAGGATCCGGATGAAAGAGTCCTCAGCCGAAGAAATCGACCGGTTCAACGGGAAAGACGGAAACCCCGCGTATGTCGCGCACCGGGGCAAAGTCTACGACGTGACCGGAAGCAAAGTGTGGAAAGGCGGCGTGCACATGAACCGCCACCATGCCGGAAAGGACTTGACCTCGGATATCCTGGCCGCTCCTCACGACCCAAGTTTTTTGGAACGATATCCCCGGGTGGGAACCCTGAAGGAGAGCGGAATTGCCGAAGGAGAGCCGGCCGACGATTTTTCGCGGCTTTCCGCCGGGGCGTACTTTTTGAAAACCCATTCTCACCCCATGACCGTCCACTTCCCGATTGCTTTTACCTACGCCGCCGTCATGTTCGACGCGCTCTATCTTCTCCTGGGGATAAAAGCCTTCGAGATCACGGCCCTCGATTGCCTCGGGGCCGGCATTTTTTTCACGCCCATAGCCATTGCCACCGGCTTCTATACCTGGTTGACGAAATACCGGGCCAAGCGAATGCGCCCGGTGATGATCAAGCTGCGGCTTTCTTTCGTCCTTCTGGCCACTGAGATCGCAGCCTTCGCATGGAGATTGGAGGATCCGGCCGTCCTCGATCGTTTCGGATGGGCCGGCGTCATGTATCTTTTCTTGCTTGTTCTCATGCTCGTTTCGGTAACGATCATCGGGTGGTTCGGCGCGAGCCTGACGTTCCCCATGGGAAAGCCGGCGACGGGCAGCCGGCGATCCGGACTTCCGCCGAGCGATCGCTGATCCCTTCCCGAGAGATGCAAGGCTTCGCCGAGCGGCCATCCGTTGCCAAGGCATTCACCAGGAAGAAAAGACGGTGGGTGTCAGACTTGACAGGGTGTGAGGGAACTGCTTCCGTACTACGGTCCTCATGAACAGCGGAACGCCGCAAGCGGGCTTCCGAGGTTCACCACCGCGAACCGAAGCCTGAATCTTTGAAGCTTTCGAGCGAATAATAGACCTGGCAAGTATTGTGAACTCGGCAGGCCATTTGGAGCTATACCAGATGTTGTGTCTGAGCCGAGTTCTTCTCGCCAACCCGGGAAAACGCGTGGTTGTAGGGTGGAAATCGCGATTTCGGGATGATAATATGTATTATTAATTTAAGGTCCTGTTTTCGACGGAGGGTAGTATGGAATTATTAAAAAGGATTACCTTCGACCCTGAAATAATGGGTGGAAAACCTTGTATCCGCGGCATGCGGGTAACCGTTGGTATGATCGTTGGTCTTGTAGCTTCAGACCATACCAAGAAAGACATCCTGGAAATGTATCCTTATTTGGAAAACGAAGATATCGATGAAGCGCTTCGGTATGCCGCCTGGAGAGTTGAAGAGATTGAAGTTCCCGTCAAGACGGAAATTGCATGAAGATCGTGATAGACATGAACTTGTCCCCCCAATGGGTTGAAGTTCTGAAACCGGAAGGTCACCAGTGTTTACATTGGTCGGAGATCGGTCCTTCAAATGCATCAGATCGTGAAATCCTCTTTTGGGCGCGATCCAACGGTTTCGTGGTATTTACCCATGATCTTGATTTCGGTGCAATCCTCGCCGCCACCAAGGCTGATTCTCCAAGTGTGTTGCAGTTGCGAGCACAAGATATTTCACCGAAGCGCATCGGTGCAACAGTAATCTCAGCATTTCAGCAGCTTGGAGAAGTTTTAGACCGGGGGGCATTGGTAAGTATCGATACGAAGGGAGCCAGGGCTCGCATCCTGCCCCTTTCACGCGAAGAATAGAATAGCGCGTATTTAGTATGAGTGGCACAGGGACGTTGTTTCCTCGTCGATATGCAAGTGCAAAACGGTTATCCGATACGCATGCCAAGGCAAGGTCCCATTGACCCGCCCGGCGCGCTGCGCCACATCAGTATCCGAGGAATCGAAAGCCGGGCGATTTTCGAGGATGATATTGATCGGACGGACTTTCTTGAACGACTTTCAGGTCATCTGCCGTGCGGTGAAGACGGCGGAGATGGATGAGGAGTTGATCGTAGCTGGCGGAGCCGTTCGGGAACTGATTCGGACCGAAACAAGTCAACAATGAAACAATGTCTCCATATGGCATAATGATAGAGGCCGTAGGCAGTCATTGAATGCTGTAGATGACATTTGCATTCAATGGAGTGCAAGAAGCGTGCGCCACTGATGTCAAGCGGTAAGGGTCAAAAATGATCAAAACCGTTACAGAACTGATCGATTGTATCAAAAGAGATCTAAACACATGGGATAAGCGAACTAAGCCATGGTTTCGAGGTGAATCTGGCGATGACCAACCTTTGTGCCCCAAAATAGCATTCTATAAAGCACATGAAGAAAACTACTTGCTACAATCTTTCCGAAGACAAGCTGGTGGACTTACAAATGTACCTGGGCGTCAACAGCTGGATTTATGGCTTTTTTTGGCCCAACATTATGGAGTTCCAACAAGGTTACTTGACTGGACAGAGGGCGCCCTACTCGCTCTTTACTTTGCAATAAATAGAGGAAATGAAAACCCAAGAATTTATATGTTAAATCCGCATCGCATTAATGAGATTTCTGGTTCACAAAACACTTTTCCTAATTATCCCCTAAGCTTTCATCGCGGCGGTAGTCTATACGTCGCCTTGGCTTGGCAGAACCGTGTGGTTGACCAAGGCATGAAAAAGTTACGAGATGAAATCGGGTTAGATATTGACATTCCTCTTGCCTTCCCTGCAACCTATCAAGACCACCGCATGATTGCACAACGTAGCTGTTTCACTATTCACGGAACGAACCTATCACCAATCCAAGACATTCTGTCAAAAAAGTCCATCGCAGTGTCCGATTGCCTTTTCGAATACAAGATTGATGCAAATGCCAAAAGGGATCTTTTAAGAGACCTTTCAATTTTGGGAGTATCGGCAGCAACCATTTTTCCTGACTTAGACAATTTAGCACGTGATTTGAAATCGAATATCGAAACCTTTACCGAAGGTCATTCAGCCGACGCAAAAAGCCCCGCAGCTGATTAACGGCATTGGATGCTTTATCTTCAGGAGAAATCTCATGACTGAGGACCAAGCCCGAAGGGCATATGCAGATCACCGTGCACTGAAAGGCCGCGAGGTTCGGAGTATCAGCCCAGAGCGCTTGAAGGGTGGTTCTTGGCTTTTTGTCGAGGTCGAGGAAGCGACAGAAAGCGGAAGTTATATAGGTGTCGTCGTTCGAGAAGATGGAGGGGTGTTCAAGTTCCTTGGTGCCCTTGGCAAGGTTTTCCGTCGGTGGAGGAATAAATTGGGTGCGCCAAAATCATCTGAGCGGTTCCTCGGCTCTACCGCATTCGGGTGTTACCAAGCATTCGATCATGGTTTCGCGGTTTGGGAAGGAGCGGAGGACCTTGGCTTTCCGCTTTTTGAATCTCTAAACCCACTTAAGCGTCAGATGTGCATTGTCGCATTCTTCGATCTGCGCGGCTTTACCTCTTGGTCGAAGGATGCCACCCCCGAAGATGTTCAGCTGGCAATCGAAGCCCTTGAAGCTTCTATACATGAGGGCTTCCCTCGTGAATCGTCTGCGCCTTGGAAGAAGTTGTTCCTGAAAGGTACCGGCGATGGTGTAATGACAGTGTCGCAGGCTGATTGGTACGAGGGAACCGTTCCTGATCAGCCGATGATCGAACCCGCACGGGGACACGGAAGAAAATTCTTACACGCTTGTGAACTGGCAGTGTCGGCTGGCCGGGAGCGACTGGAACAGTCTGGTTTTCCGCTTGCAATCGGCTGTGGTATCGCCTCTGGAGAACTGGATCGAGTTTTCCTTTTTGGCCGGCTTGATTTTATCGGACCCGCTGCGAATGAAGCAGCAAAGCTCCAGCAGCACGCATGGAATGAAATCTGTGTGACGCCTGGATTCGGCAAACTCCTAAATCAAGATGGCATGAATCTCAATGCAGAGTGGGTTCTCGCGACCAAGGGGTGGCGCTTGCGCCCCCCTGAAGTAAAACCATCCATTTATTAATTAATTAGAGACGAGCCCTGTATTAGAAAAATATGGGGTTGTACCGGCGGATAAAAGGGGGACGGGGTTGATTTTGTGCGTTTCTATTCTACAGCGGACAATGCATTATCCGAGGCAATCTGTTCGCCCCGGCCGACAGCCCGACTAAACGCCGATCTGCCTAACTCAAGTTTCTTTACAGCCTCGGTTGGTGACCAAATCCCATGGAAAACGGGGGATTGCGATCTCGCCCGGCAGTTTCCCCAGGCGATCGGCAAACCGGCTTCTGTCGGTATCGTCACGAAAGATGTTGCGCCGTTCGATCCCTCGGCGGATGATGTGATGCAACGCTCCCGGCGCGTCAATGCGTGCTTTTCGTGGTATGAGGTTCCCCTATCATGGGAAATGAAACAAAGAAACGCGCAAACTCAACACCGTGCCCCGTTCCACACAGGGCCTCCATCTAAATACTGATGGAATCGTCAAAGTAATTTCCTTTGGAGGATTTTTGTCAAATGACTTCTTGACATTCGGGCGCATTGCTTTTAAATTAAGCGCGAAAAAATCACACGGCTTGGATCCACATCGTTGGACCGAGACCCCTTTCATCGCTTCCGGAAGGGTTTTAGGCTGGACTGATCGACACCGGCACTGAAGCAGACTCCATCCGGAATGAACAAAGGCGGCCTTCCGGTGCAACGAAATCGGGAGGTTTTTTTATGGAAGTGATCAAAGACGTCCAGGAAATGCGTCAATGGTCTATTTCCTTTCGGCAAAATGGGGGAAGCATCGGCTTCGTTCCCACGATGGGTTTTCTGCACGAAGGCCACGTGAGCCTGCTGAAAGCGGCCAGGGAACGGTGCGACGCTCTGGTCGTCAGTATTTTTGTCAATCCGACCCAGTTTGGACCCAGCGAAGACCTCTCCCAATATCCACGCGACCTGGATAGAGACCTGACCCTTACTCGTGAAGTGGGCGCGGATATCGTGTTTTTCCCGGACGTATCGCAGATGTACCCGCCGGGATTTCAGACCTATGTTCAGGTGGAAGAGCTGAGTCGGGGACTCTGCGGGACGGACAGGCCCACCCACTTCAGGGGAGTGGCCACCGTAGTCGCCAAACTGTTTAATCAGGTCCTTCCCGATCAGGCCTTTTTCGGTGAGAAGGATTATCAGCAGCTCGCCGTGATCAAGCGCATGGCGAAAGATCTCGACATGGGCGTGGAAGTCATCGGTTGCCCCATTGTCCGGGAGCCGGACGGCCTGGCCATGAGTTCGAGAAACGTCTACCTGAATACCAAAGGCCGGAAAGCGGCTCTCTGCCTGCGTCGCTCCATTCGGAAAGCGCAGGAGCTGGTGCGAAGCGGAAACAGAGAGTCGTCCTGGATTCTTCAGGAAGTAACCAACATCATAGCAACTGAACCATTGGTTCAGCTTATATACGCCGAGATCCGCCATCCGGAATCATTGGACCCCCTCGATCATATTGACCCAAGGGGGGTGTTGTTGCTGGCAGCGCGGGTCGAAAATACACGATTGATTGACAACGGCTACTTGCCGGAATGAGGACCAGCCCATGCGACGGACCATGTTTAAGTCGAAACTCCACCGCGTCAAGGTCACCGAAGCGGATCTGCACTATGAAGGCAGCTGCGCCATAGATCTGGATTTGATGGAAGCGGCGGACATCCTCCCCTACGAGATGATACAGATCTATAATATCAATAACGGTGAGCGCTTCGAAACGTACGCCATAGAAGGTGAACGAGGCTCGGGCGCCATCTCTTTGAACGGAGCCGCCGCCCGAAAAGGCCAACCCGGGGACTTGATCATTATTGTCACCTTCGTCCATCTGGACGAGGAGGAAGTGCGGACCCATAAGCCGACAGTGGTGTTCGTGGACGAGCACAATCGAATCCCCTCCGCCAAACGCGAGATGAAATCCATTTAACGTCCTTATAAACTCCGCGCTTTTCCGGAGTGCAGGCAGTTTTCGCTTGTTCGTTTTCAATCCTGTCCGAGGGGGTGCGGCGTTTCTTCGAGGTTGTTAGGGCTTCGAACAAACACCGGTTGCCGTCGTACGGTTCACTCGAACGGTCTTTTCCGGACACGGCAGGAAATTAGGATCGTTGTCCTGACCCAACGTTATTCACTAAAGACACGCGCTTTAAGAGCCCTGCCGCCCGTTCCCCGCCTTTTCCCTTGACGCGTGTCGGAATTTGTTGTCAAATACTTTTTTCTATCATTAATCAATACATTCCATTCGATCGGAGGCCCATATGATGCTTATTTCCACACGGCTGTTCACGTCGGAATCGGTCACGGAAGGACACCCGGACAAGGTTGCCGACCAGATCTCCGATGCTATTCTGGACGCCATCATCGCGGAGGACAAGAAATGCCGTGTAGCGTGCGAAACACTCGTCACCACCGGCGTGGCTTTTGTTGCAGGCGAGATCACTACGGACTGCTGGGTGGATATCCCCGCCATCGTCCGTAACACGATACAGGGTATCGGCTATAACGACTCCTCCATGGGGTTCGATTGGGAAACGTGCGGCGTAATCACGAGCATTGACAAGCAATCACCGGACATTGCC
This region of Deltaproteobacteria bacterium genomic DNA includes:
- a CDS encoding CoA transferase, which gives rise to MNSSRDEADRMAGPLEGIRIVEYGVFHAGPGATAILGDLGADVIKIETEKGDPERYWTTVGGMDMSMPDGQSVMHQVSNRNKKGICLDITHPKGRGILHRLVEQADVFLTNLRKSTKTKLGVDYATLSKVNPRIIHANVSGYGPEGAMSDLGAFDPLGMARSGMMFITGSEQPALLHLGVLDQATAIAASHAILTALFVRERRGIGQEVHVSLFGAGLWLTYPNLMLNNLLSLDPTLPSDRLKHSPLRNCFCCSDGKWILGTHHPEERYWPIFCEVTGQSALLEDPRFVDDASRAANNEELVAHFDRVFATKTRDEWMEIFLARQLMFCSVQRVEELKGDPQALENGYMVPFDHPALGPVQIPGYPVHFSACRAGTRTAAPTLGQHTDSVLGDLGYTQEDIRALRGESVVS
- a CDS encoding cytochrome b5; its protein translation is MKESSAEEIDRFNGKDGNPAYVAHRGKVYDVTGSKVWKGGVHMNRHHAGKDLTSDILAAPHDPSFLERYPRVGTLKESGIAEGEPADDFSRLSAGAYFLKTHSHPMTVHFPIAFTYAAVMFDALYLLLGIKAFEITALDCLGAGIFFTPIAIATGFYTWLTKYRAKRMRPVMIKLRLSFVLLATEIAAFAWRLEDPAVLDRFGWAGVMYLFLLVLMLVSVTIIGWFGASLTFPMGKPATGSRRSGLPPSDR
- a CDS encoding DUF433 domain-containing protein, producing the protein MELLKRITFDPEIMGGKPCIRGMRVTVGMIVGLVASDHTKKDILEMYPYLENEDIDEALRYAAWRVEEIEVPVKTEIA
- a CDS encoding DUF5615 family PIN-like protein, which gives rise to MKIVIDMNLSPQWVEVLKPEGHQCLHWSEIGPSNASDREILFWARSNGFVVFTHDLDFGAILAATKADSPSVLQLRAQDISPKRIGATVISAFQQLGEVLDRGALVSIDTKGARARILPLSREE
- a CDS encoding FRG domain-containing protein, which translates into the protein MIKTVTELIDCIKRDLNTWDKRTKPWFRGESGDDQPLCPKIAFYKAHEENYLLQSFRRQAGGLTNVPGRQQLDLWLFLAQHYGVPTRLLDWTEGALLALYFAINRGNENPRIYMLNPHRINEISGSQNTFPNYPLSFHRGGSLYVALAWQNRVVDQGMKKLRDEIGLDIDIPLAFPATYQDHRMIAQRSCFTIHGTNLSPIQDILSKKSIAVSDCLFEYKIDANAKRDLLRDLSILGVSAATIFPDLDNLARDLKSNIETFTEGHSADAKSPAAD
- a CDS encoding pantoate--beta-alanine ligase, producing MEVIKDVQEMRQWSISFRQNGGSIGFVPTMGFLHEGHVSLLKAARERCDALVVSIFVNPTQFGPSEDLSQYPRDLDRDLTLTREVGADIVFFPDVSQMYPPGFQTYVQVEELSRGLCGTDRPTHFRGVATVVAKLFNQVLPDQAFFGEKDYQQLAVIKRMAKDLDMGVEVIGCPIVREPDGLAMSSRNVYLNTKGRKAALCLRRSIRKAQELVRSGNRESSWILQEVTNIIATEPLVQLIYAEIRHPESLDPLDHIDPRGVLLLAARVENTRLIDNGYLPE
- a CDS encoding aspartate 1-decarboxylase — protein: MRRTMFKSKLHRVKVTEADLHYEGSCAIDLDLMEAADILPYEMIQIYNINNGERFETYAIEGERGSGAISLNGAAARKGQPGDLIIIVTFVHLDEEEVRTHKPTVVFVDEHNRIPSAKREMKSI